A single Parabacteroides timonensis DNA region contains:
- a CDS encoding ABC transporter permease — MINIGQYIEIAINWLTEHWAPFFDIINNGIGSFIDGFQHGLLWIPFYVMILALTVLAWFKAGKGTAVLTLLGLFLIYGMGFWEQTMQTVALVLSSTVIALVLGVPLGIWTARNNIAAKIIRPLMDLMQTMPAFVYLIPAVLFFGLGPVPGAFATVIFAMPPVVRLTDLGIRQVPEDIVEATRSFGATSRQLLFKVQLPLALPTIMTGVNQTIMMALSMVVIAAMISAGGLGEIVLKGITQMKIGLGFEGGIAVVILAIVLDRITQGFVRKR; from the coding sequence ATGATTAATATCGGACAATATATAGAAATAGCCATCAACTGGCTGACAGAACATTGGGCCCCTTTCTTTGATATAATAAATAATGGCATCGGTAGCTTTATCGACGGCTTCCAACACGGCTTATTATGGATACCGTTTTATGTGATGATTCTGGCACTGACCGTTTTAGCCTGGTTTAAAGCGGGAAAAGGTACGGCGGTACTTACCCTGCTGGGGCTATTCCTGATCTATGGGATGGGCTTCTGGGAACAAACGATGCAAACGGTAGCACTGGTCTTATCCTCTACGGTTATCGCCCTGGTTTTGGGTGTACCGTTGGGGATCTGGACGGCACGCAACAACATTGCCGCCAAAATAATCCGTCCGCTAATGGATTTGATGCAGACAATGCCTGCCTTCGTTTATCTGATTCCTGCTGTATTGTTCTTCGGGCTGGGGCCTGTACCTGGAGCTTTTGCTACGGTGATCTTTGCGATGCCGCCGGTAGTCCGCCTGACAGACCTGGGCATCCGTCAGGTTCCGGAGGATATTGTGGAGGCGACCCGGTCGTTTGGGGCGACTTCGCGACAGTTGTTGTTTAAGGTGCAGTTGCCGCTGGCATTACCGACGATTATGACCGGGGTTAACCAGACGATCATGATGGCCTTGTCGATGGTAGTGATCGCAGCGATGATTTCTGCCGGAGGTTTGGGCGAGATCGTATTGAAAGGAATTACCCAGATGAAGATCGGGCTCGGTTTCGAAGGAGGTATAGCCGTTGTGATTCTGGCTATCGTGCTCGATCGTATAACCCAAGGATTTGTCCGTAAGAGATAA
- a CDS encoding MBL fold metallo-hydrolase produces the protein MITIQAFQFNYFQENTFVLYDDTKEAVIIDCGCCRKEEEKALSDFISENKLIVKHLLCTHLHLDHVFGNPFVYKTYGLKPEANKADVEQLPAPEEQARLFGVPGKMENIPVGKYLAGNEVVKFGHSELVVLTVPGHSPGSVAFYNKKNGFVIVGDALFANSIGRTDLWGGNQEVLIAAINDKLLSLPDETVVYPGHGPETTIIDEKLNNPYL, from the coding sequence ATGATTACAATACAAGCATTTCAATTTAATTACTTTCAGGAAAACACCTTCGTATTGTATGACGATACGAAAGAAGCAGTCATTATCGACTGTGGTTGCTGCCGTAAGGAAGAAGAAAAAGCACTGAGTGACTTTATCTCTGAAAATAAGCTGATAGTAAAGCATTTACTTTGCACTCATCTTCATCTGGATCATGTTTTCGGCAATCCGTTTGTGTATAAGACGTATGGCCTGAAACCGGAGGCAAACAAGGCGGATGTTGAACAGCTTCCTGCTCCTGAAGAACAAGCGAGACTATTCGGCGTTCCCGGTAAAATGGAAAATATTCCGGTTGGGAAATACCTGGCAGGTAATGAAGTGGTCAAATTCGGGCATTCCGAATTGGTGGTACTGACTGTTCCCGGACATTCACCCGGCAGTGTAGCGTTCTATAATAAAAAAAACGGCTTTGTCATTGTGGGCGATGCCTTGTTTGCAAACAGTATCGGACGTACAGACCTGTGGGGCGGAAACCAGGAAGTCCTGATAGCCGCAATTAACGATAAGCTGTTATCTCTTCCGGACGAAACAGTCGTTTATCCCGGTCACGGTCCGGAAACAACAATCATCGACGAAAAATTAAACAATCCTTATTTATAA
- a CDS encoding quaternary amine ABC transporter ATP-binding protein, producing the protein MAKIEIKNLSILFGPEKAKAKKMILKGKSKQEILKATGCTVAVRNANLEIEEGEMFVIMGLSGSGKSTLLRCINRLNEPSMGEIRLDGVDITRSSDKELLQIRRKELAMVFQHFGLLPHRTVLSNVSFGLELQGVPKEEREKKAQESVLLVGLKGYEKQRVDELSGGMQQRVGLARALANNPEVLLMDEAFSALDPLIREQMQDELLLLQEKMKRTIVFITHDLDEAIKLGDRIAIMKDGEIVQIGTPEEILTDPANAYVTRFTESVDRGRIVTASSIMLKQPVVVRLRKEGPETILRKMREKRLYALPVIGNEDQFIGEIQYKDVLKLRKEGSKDVASIVLKEVPSVLENTTVEDMLPLLPKVRQALPVVDGENRLIGVVSPSAIIIEMTGKDQKEIEEIIQNAIDL; encoded by the coding sequence ATGGCAAAAATTGAAATAAAAAACTTATCCATCCTTTTCGGACCTGAGAAGGCCAAAGCGAAAAAGATGATCTTAAAAGGAAAAAGTAAACAGGAAATCCTCAAGGCAACAGGATGTACCGTAGCTGTACGTAACGCCAACCTGGAGATAGAAGAAGGAGAGATGTTCGTAATCATGGGATTGTCCGGTAGCGGAAAATCGACATTACTGAGATGCATTAACCGGCTGAACGAACCTTCGATGGGGGAGATCCGTCTGGACGGCGTCGATATCACCCGTTCATCCGATAAAGAGTTATTACAAATACGCAGGAAAGAACTGGCTATGGTTTTCCAGCATTTTGGACTGTTACCCCACCGTACGGTGTTGAGTAATGTGTCGTTTGGCCTGGAGTTGCAGGGTGTTCCTAAAGAAGAACGGGAGAAGAAAGCACAGGAAAGTGTTTTGCTTGTCGGCCTGAAAGGATACGAAAAGCAGCGGGTAGACGAATTATCGGGAGGTATGCAACAGCGTGTCGGACTGGCTCGTGCACTGGCAAACAACCCGGAGGTACTTCTGATGGATGAAGCCTTCTCTGCCCTTGACCCGCTTATCCGCGAACAGATGCAGGACGAGTTGCTCCTGTTGCAGGAAAAGATGAAAAGGACGATCGTCTTCATTACCCACGACCTGGACGAAGCGATCAAGCTCGGCGATCGTATCGCAATTATGAAAGACGGCGAGATCGTACAGATCGGTACCCCCGAAGAGATCCTTACAGATCCGGCCAACGCCTATGTCACTCGTTTTACAGAAAGCGTAGATCGGGGACGTATCGTCACTGCTTCTTCGATCATGTTGAAACAGCCGGTCGTAGTCAGGCTTCGGAAAGAAGGACCTGAGACTATCCTGCGCAAGATGCGCGAGAAACGTTTATATGCCTTGCCGGTAATAGGAAATGAGGATCAGTTCATCGGTGAAATACAATATAAGGATGTCCTGAAGTTGCGAAAAGAGGGAAGTAAAGATGTTGCTTCCATTGTCCTCAAGGAAGTTCCTTCTGTATTGGAGAATACGACGGTGGAGGATATGCTTCCGTTACTACCGAAAGTACGGCAAGCTTTACCTGTTGTCGACGGCGAGAACCGGCTGATCGGAGTTGTCTCCCCCTCCGCCATCATCATTGAAATGACCGGGAAAGACCAGAAAGAAATAGAAGAAATAATTCAAAACGCAATAGACTTATGA
- a CDS encoding DUF4153 domain-containing protein, with the protein MKKKIEILIARLRLAIRLHPVEVLLSVAFALLGCFHFESGYEYKFLETPLAYFPILFLATYMLNGLFSRTSYRWIYYLSALFCLPFFLWTMERIWTPQYLVSLVVVQLVYLVSGWKKENDEFVRVALRYMKAMLSAGLLAGIAYLLAISIYVSIQYIFEIWQGSDRRFYTEAAYIIYMCAMPLLFLMFNQAKEEGEESRNRLFEVLLNYVLSPALLIYAVILYLYFIKVAILWSLPKGAVAYIVVSFVSATFILKGCQVFLSKRYYDWFYRYASFAVLPALVMYWIGVYYRINQYGFTEPRVYLVAVGGILTGLVALFFTRQWGRYLYAACLAIVFLSAVTYIPGITAEDIERISQTRRGNYPPKETTYDFRSFIEIDGNAPVDISGYRTLIPISGYRSSNSMWTTIERDTFYIFNKAEETIYSEDISTFWNNQLSKASIQPGDTIPEEAFPILLEFDMDSAKLVFQTISLYRSSPDSAYRVSYMTPACYLQKK; encoded by the coding sequence ATGAAAAAGAAAATAGAAATACTGATAGCCCGGTTACGGCTGGCCATCCGTTTACATCCGGTGGAGGTACTGCTATCGGTTGCCTTCGCACTGTTGGGATGTTTCCATTTCGAGAGCGGATACGAATATAAGTTTCTGGAAACCCCACTGGCCTATTTCCCCATCCTGTTCCTGGCGACATATATGTTGAACGGACTCTTCTCGCGGACATCTTACCGCTGGATCTATTACCTGTCCGCCCTCTTCTGCCTGCCTTTTTTCTTGTGGACGATGGAGAGGATATGGACGCCCCAGTACCTCGTATCGCTTGTCGTCGTGCAACTTGTCTACCTAGTGAGCGGCTGGAAGAAAGAGAATGATGAATTCGTGCGCGTCGCCCTCCGGTATATGAAAGCGATGCTGTCGGCCGGACTGTTAGCGGGTATCGCATACTTGTTGGCTATTTCGATCTACGTCTCCATACAATATATCTTCGAGATATGGCAGGGAAGCGACCGGCGTTTCTATACCGAAGCCGCCTACATTATATATATGTGCGCCATGCCCCTGTTGTTCCTGATGTTCAACCAGGCGAAAGAGGAAGGGGAGGAGAGCCGCAACCGCCTGTTCGAGGTTTTACTGAACTATGTACTTTCGCCGGCTCTGTTGATTTACGCGGTGATCCTATATCTTTACTTCATCAAGGTTGCTATCCTCTGGTCGCTACCGAAAGGGGCGGTTGCCTATATTGTTGTCAGCTTCGTTTCGGCTACCTTTATTTTGAAGGGATGTCAGGTCTTTCTTTCGAAACGGTATTACGACTGGTTTTACCGCTATGCCAGCTTTGCCGTACTGCCCGCACTGGTGATGTACTGGATCGGCGTCTACTACCGCATCAACCAGTACGGATTCACGGAGCCGCGCGTTTACCTGGTGGCGGTCGGAGGCATCCTGACCGGCCTTGTCGCACTGTTTTTCACCCGGCAGTGGGGGCGTTACCTGTATGCAGCATGCCTGGCTATCGTTTTCCTGTCTGCTGTGACCTATATACCCGGTATCACGGCAGAAGATATCGAACGGATCTCACAAACCCGGCGCGGCAATTATCCCCCGAAGGAAACGACCTACGATTTCCGCTCCTTCATAGAGATCGACGGCAATGCCCCAGTCGATATTTCCGGTTACCGGACATTGATACCTATCAGCGGGTACAGAAGTTCCAATAGTATGTGGACGACCATCGAGCGGGATACATTTTATATTTTTAACAAGGCAGAAGAGACTATTTACAGCGAAGATATCTCCACCTTCTGGAATAACCAGCTCTCCAAAGCAAGCATCCAGCCCGGCGACACCATTCCCGAAGAGGCTTTCCCCATTCTTCTTGAGTTTGATATGGATTCGGCAAAGCTCGTTTTCCAGACGATCAGCCTCTACCGCTCTTCGCCCGATTCGGCCTATCGGGTTTCCTACATGACCCCGGCCTGTTACCTTCAAAAGAAATAA
- a CDS encoding ferritin, with protein sequence MTLSRKLSDALNEQILAEMWSSNLYLSMSIHFAQLGLDGCAHWMKKQSQEELEHAYSMIDYSIKRGGQVKLDQINVVPTAFGTPQEIFEHVYQHEVHVSELIDKLVDVAAAEKDKATQDFLWGFVREQVEEEATAKNIVEKLKMYGEHHIAIMDHHLGKR encoded by the coding sequence ATGACTTTAAGTAGAAAATTATCCGATGCTCTTAACGAGCAGATCCTTGCAGAGATGTGGTCTTCCAACCTTTATCTGTCGATGTCCATTCATTTTGCCCAGTTGGGTTTGGACGGTTGCGCGCACTGGATGAAAAAGCAGTCGCAGGAAGAGTTGGAACATGCGTATTCGATGATAGATTATTCAATCAAACGGGGCGGACAGGTTAAACTGGACCAGATCAATGTGGTTCCGACAGCCTTCGGTACGCCTCAGGAAATATTCGAACATGTATATCAGCATGAAGTACATGTATCCGAGTTGATCGACAAACTGGTAGACGTGGCCGCAGCCGAGAAGGACAAGGCTACCCAGGATTTCCTGTGGGGTTTTGTGCGTGAACAGGTTGAAGAAGAAGCAACAGCCAAGAATATTGTAGAGAAGCTCAAGATGTATGGCGAACATCACATCGCCATTATGGATCATCACTTGGGTAAAAGATAA
- a CDS encoding DUF6261 family protein: protein MAKIQSFPKSRLRNGELLDAAKAIILKMNNTDGVVEPVKSFFDVFSTCTDDFAYSIVKRSINEYTAEVKKLKSENVDNRSVIFRVVDGYKKSRIDEKRRAAISLWAAISGFRKCRNLSIEHLMQDTDLFIQLLESDIYKEKVSLLGLTDQLGSLKTINTESAEFVNKKITQAGLRNRPRKPELTRIDLCKAYEELVDELNSYTRRNGNDKYFNLFVWWNAMIDEYRIKLSDRYGKNAGGTLDGGKSNIPFPGSGSGDDDRPVIE from the coding sequence ATGGCTAAGATTCAGTCTTTCCCGAAATCACGTTTAAGAAACGGCGAATTATTAGATGCAGCAAAAGCAATCATTCTGAAAATGAATAATACTGACGGAGTCGTTGAGCCGGTTAAATCGTTTTTCGATGTTTTTAGTACCTGTACGGATGATTTTGCATATAGCATCGTCAAACGTTCTATAAATGAATATACCGCAGAAGTCAAGAAGTTGAAAAGTGAGAATGTGGATAACCGGAGCGTCATTTTTCGTGTTGTAGACGGTTACAAAAAATCACGTATCGACGAAAAACGCAGGGCAGCAATTTCTTTGTGGGCAGCAATCAGCGGTTTTAGGAAATGCCGTAATCTCTCAATCGAACATCTGATGCAGGATACCGATCTTTTCATTCAACTGCTTGAATCGGATATCTATAAAGAAAAAGTATCGCTACTCGGACTTACCGATCAGTTGGGCTCCCTTAAAACAATCAATACCGAAAGTGCGGAATTTGTCAATAAAAAGATCACACAGGCCGGGTTAAGGAACCGTCCCCGCAAGCCGGAACTTACCCGTATCGATCTCTGCAAGGCATACGAGGAATTGGTGGACGAACTAAATTCTTACACTCGCCGCAATGGCAACGACAAATATTTCAATCTCTTCGTCTGGTGGAACGCCATGATTGATGAATACCGTATCAAGCTATCCGACCGTTACGGCAAGAACGCCGGAGGCACACTCGATGGAGGTAAAAGCAACATCCCATTTCCCGGTAGTGGCAGTGGCGACGACGACCGCCCCGTAATAGAATAA
- a CDS encoding GDSL-type esterase/lipase family protein → MKLIGKITCLLLALAIGNPFIKGENMKNLNVVFIGNSITEGALIKKPTHDAPPVKAALYLTKQPSVTSVKYSNQGVSGCTTTDYLPRTEKLFPRAKAAADKFADETWATLVFSIMLGTNDSAITGPNGAPASPEKYGENMKAIIDQLLALYPNCKIVLHRPVWYSPNTYNGAMYLKEGLNRLQNYYPVLQSLVADYGKRFPGQVFMGDTDGFDYFKENYQTDLFPEDGNAGTFYLHPNEKGAAVLGQLWGKAIMKALE, encoded by the coding sequence ATGAAACTGATCGGGAAAATAACATGCCTGTTGCTGGCACTGGCAATCGGTAATCCTTTTATAAAAGGAGAGAATATGAAAAATCTGAATGTCGTATTTATAGGAAACAGTATAACGGAGGGAGCGTTGATCAAAAAACCTACGCACGATGCTCCCCCCGTCAAGGCTGCCTTGTACCTGACCAAACAACCCTCCGTCACTTCGGTAAAGTATTCGAACCAGGGTGTGAGCGGCTGTACGACTACCGACTACCTACCCCGGACGGAAAAACTTTTCCCGAGAGCAAAAGCGGCCGCCGACAAGTTCGCAGACGAAACATGGGCCACTCTGGTCTTCTCCATTATGCTCGGAACGAACGACAGCGCAATTACCGGCCCGAACGGTGCCCCGGCTTCCCCGGAAAAATATGGAGAGAACATGAAGGCGATCATCGACCAGTTGCTGGCGTTATATCCGAATTGCAAGATTGTCCTGCATCGTCCGGTATGGTATAGCCCGAACACCTATAACGGGGCGATGTACCTGAAAGAGGGATTGAACCGTTTGCAGAACTATTATCCCGTATTGCAATCGCTGGTGGCGGACTACGGCAAACGTTTCCCCGGCCAGGTTTTCATGGGAGATACCGATGGCTTCGATTATTTCAAAGAGAATTATCAAACCGATCTTTTCCCCGAAGACGGGAATGCCGGAACTTTCTACCTTCACCCCAATGAGAAGGGAGCAGCCGTTTTAGGACAGCTTTGGGGAAAAGCGATCATGAAAGCATTAGAATAG
- a CDS encoding glycine betaine ABC transporter substrate-binding protein, whose translation MRRLVILISLVLLLAVIMFLSGCSREKGPKEISIGYVNWSEGIAMSYLAKAMLEEQGYKVTLKNADIAPIFTSVAAGKVDLFLDAWLPNTHVDYMRQYGDRLETVGVPFDNARLGLAVPSYVTINTIEELETNKERFNNEIIGIDIGASLMNLTEEVVKEYDLSLKLMPSSGPTMTAFLQKSVEHNEWIVVTGWMPHWMFSRYNLKFLEDSKGIYGDAEHIAAVATKGFSQTHPDVARFFRNFKFTGDQLSELMDIMEQYPMRELEGAKVWLKKHPEIVDLFLSSQTNQLTLQNEYETDRENNMPVAGTGNR comes from the coding sequence ATGAGAAGATTAGTTATACTTATCAGTTTAGTCCTGCTTTTGGCAGTCATTATGTTCCTGTCCGGATGTAGCCGGGAGAAAGGTCCGAAAGAGATTTCGATCGGCTACGTGAACTGGTCGGAAGGGATTGCTATGAGCTACCTGGCTAAAGCGATGTTGGAGGAGCAGGGATACAAAGTCACGTTGAAAAATGCAGACATCGCGCCTATCTTTACTTCAGTCGCTGCGGGAAAAGTAGACCTTTTCCTGGATGCCTGGCTTCCGAATACGCATGTCGACTACATGCGGCAATACGGCGACCGGTTGGAAACAGTCGGTGTACCGTTCGACAATGCCCGTCTGGGTTTGGCTGTTCCTTCTTACGTAACAATCAATACGATAGAGGAATTGGAGACGAATAAGGAACGTTTCAACAACGAAATTATCGGTATCGATATCGGTGCCAGCCTGATGAACCTGACGGAAGAGGTCGTCAAAGAATATGACCTGTCGTTGAAGCTGATGCCGTCGAGCGGGCCGACCATGACCGCTTTTTTGCAGAAGTCGGTCGAACATAATGAATGGATCGTCGTCACCGGCTGGATGCCCCATTGGATGTTTTCGCGGTATAATTTGAAGTTTCTGGAAGACAGCAAAGGAATTTACGGGGATGCCGAACATATTGCAGCCGTTGCCACCAAAGGCTTCTCACAAACACATCCCGACGTGGCTCGGTTCTTCCGTAACTTCAAGTTCACCGGCGACCAGTTGAGTGAGCTTATGGACATCATGGAACAGTATCCGATGCGCGAATTGGAAGGAGCGAAAGTTTGGTTGAAAAAGCATCCGGAAATAGTTGATTTATTTTTATCTTCGCAAACAAATCAATTAACTCTGCAAAACGAATATGAAACTGATCGGGAAAATAACATGCCTGTTGCTGGCACTGGCAATCGGTAA
- a CDS encoding DUF3298 and DUF4163 domain-containing protein translates to MKTQLCQKLVALFLISIFVSGCNIGTKKTADNDIKFDSISVDKTYHLLENPENPNCNLQINFTYPAKYDDKEILKKIQQQFVSAFFGDSYEKLSPEEAVAKYTEDYLNNYKDLENEYKEEVAKADETPVGAWFSYYEMSANDIAYNQNDILSYSVYTDNYTGGAHGSHASANHVINMKTGTPITESDIFIEDFQDDLAQILVDRIAKQNSVENAKDLESIGFFSIDEIFPNNNFLVDGNGITYTFNEYEIAAYVVGATNVHLPYEEIQYLLKKDSPIAHLAF, encoded by the coding sequence ATGAAGACGCAATTATGCCAGAAATTGGTGGCTCTATTTCTTATAAGTATTTTTGTCAGTGGTTGTAATATCGGGACAAAAAAGACAGCGGATAATGATATAAAGTTCGACTCGATCAGTGTGGATAAAACCTATCACCTGCTTGAAAATCCGGAGAACCCGAATTGTAACCTTCAAATAAATTTCACCTATCCTGCCAAATACGACGATAAAGAGATCTTGAAAAAGATACAGCAGCAATTTGTGTCTGCATTCTTCGGGGACAGTTACGAAAAGTTATCTCCGGAAGAAGCAGTTGCCAAGTACACGGAGGATTATCTGAATAATTATAAAGACTTGGAAAACGAATATAAAGAAGAAGTAGCAAAAGCCGACGAAACGCCGGTCGGAGCCTGGTTCTCTTATTACGAAATGTCTGCCAACGATATCGCCTATAACCAGAACGATATCCTCAGTTACTCGGTCTACACTGATAATTATACCGGAGGGGCGCATGGTTCCCATGCAAGCGCCAACCATGTCATCAACATGAAAACGGGTACTCCGATTACGGAATCCGATATTTTTATCGAAGATTTCCAGGACGACCTGGCTCAGATTCTTGTAGACCGGATCGCCAAACAGAACAGCGTAGAGAACGCTAAAGACCTGGAAAGCATCGGCTTCTTCAGCATCGACGAGATTTTCCCAAACAATAACTTCCTGGTCGACGGAAATGGGATTACCTATACATTTAATGAATATGAGATCGCAGCCTATGTAGTCGGTGCAACGAATGTACATCTTCCGTATGAAGAAATACAATACCTGCTCAAAAAAGATAGTCCGATCGCTCATCTGGCATTTTAA
- the rsmG gene encoding 16S rRNA (guanine(527)-N(7))-methyltransferase RsmG encodes MELIKTYFLELSEKQLTQYEALYDLYTDWNSKINVISRKDIENLYPHHVLHSLGLTKMMKFKNGSTVMDIGTGGGFPGIPLAIFFPEVQFHLVDSIGKKIKVGQAVAEAIGLKNVTFRHCRAEEEKQQFDFVVSRAVMPLGDLIKISRKNIKKEQQNALPNGLICLKGGELQHEIHAYQKQAIVIELGEHFKEEFFQTKKVVYVPL; translated from the coding sequence ATGGAACTTATAAAAACTTATTTTCTGGAGCTAAGTGAAAAGCAACTGACACAGTACGAAGCTCTGTATGATTTATATACTGATTGGAATTCAAAGATCAACGTCATATCCCGTAAAGATATAGAGAATCTGTATCCGCATCATGTGCTCCATTCACTGGGGTTAACTAAAATGATGAAGTTCAAAAACGGCTCTACCGTAATGGATATAGGTACAGGAGGCGGATTTCCGGGAATTCCCCTGGCAATCTTCTTTCCGGAAGTGCAGTTCCACCTGGTCGACAGCATTGGAAAAAAGATCAAGGTCGGACAGGCAGTAGCGGAAGCTATCGGTCTGAAAAACGTAACTTTCCGTCATTGCCGTGCCGAAGAAGAAAAACAACAATTCGACTTTGTTGTCAGCCGGGCCGTTATGCCATTAGGCGATCTGATCAAAATTTCCCGTAAAAACATCAAAAAGGAACAGCAGAACGCACTTCCCAACGGACTGATCTGCCTGAAAGGAGGCGAACTCCAACATGAGATACATGCTTACCAGAAACAAGCGATCGTTATCGAACTGGGGGAGCATTTCAAAGAAGAATTTTTCCAAACTAAAAAAGTAGTATACGTACCGCTATGA
- a CDS encoding L-rhamnose mutarotase: MKRYCQTLDLKDDEKLIQEYMYWHSPENFWPEIGQGIREVGILDMQIYRLGNRLFMILETPDDFDWDTAFARLATLDRQAEWEDFVARYQQVAPGASSAEKWQLMDRIFKLPE, from the coding sequence ATGAAGAGATATTGTCAGACACTAGACTTGAAAGACGACGAAAAACTGATACAGGAATACATGTATTGGCACTCGCCTGAGAATTTTTGGCCGGAGATCGGCCAGGGTATCCGCGAAGTAGGCATACTGGATATGCAGATTTACCGCCTCGGTAACCGCTTGTTCATGATCCTTGAAACCCCCGACGACTTCGACTGGGACACCGCCTTCGCCCGCCTCGCAACTCTCGACCGGCAGGCCGAATGGGAGGACTTTGTAGCCCGTTACCAGCAGGTTGCCCCCGGTGCTTCGTCGGCCGAGAAATGGCAACTTATGGATCGCATATTCAAACTTCCCGAATAA
- a CDS encoding sugar MFS transporter: protein MEKKNKQSLFAAPNGKSYLLPFILITSLFLLWGFAHGLLDVLNKHFQGAFTMTKAESGLVQFSTYIAYFLMALPAGMFMKRYGYKKGIILGLLLFAAGAFAFIPAAFLHSATPFLVALFIIACGLCILETAANPYSTILGPSESGAQRLNLSQSFNGLGWILGPLVGGALIFGGAEGDAFALTKPYILVGSIVLLVAVLFFFTRLPEVKSEDQEETPADVKLPATSIWKHRQFVRAVVAQFCYCAAQTGIFSFFINYVTELDPQMTNIEASRILAFGGMALFMIGRLSGSFTMKWMSPGKLLTWFALADAVCMALVVVSAGTVSLYALYLSFFFMSIMFPTIFALGLEGMGGYTKKASSYIVMGVAGGAFSPMLMGYIGAENMAIGFFVPLVAFLYILYFAIKCK from the coding sequence ATGGAAAAGAAAAACAAACAAAGCTTATTCGCCGCCCCGAACGGTAAATCATATCTACTGCCTTTTATACTTATCACCAGCCTGTTCCTTTTGTGGGGATTCGCTCACGGATTGCTCGACGTACTGAACAAGCATTTCCAGGGCGCATTCACCATGACGAAGGCCGAAAGCGGATTGGTGCAATTCTCTACTTATATCGCCTATTTCCTGATGGCTCTTCCTGCGGGAATGTTTATGAAACGCTACGGATATAAGAAAGGTATCATCCTCGGCCTGTTGTTGTTTGCAGCCGGCGCGTTCGCTTTCATCCCGGCAGCGTTCCTGCATTCGGCTACGCCTTTCCTGGTCGCGCTGTTCATCATCGCCTGCGGACTGTGTATATTGGAGACGGCAGCAAATCCGTACTCCACGATTCTGGGGCCGTCGGAGTCGGGCGCACAGCGTCTGAACCTCTCGCAGTCGTTCAACGGATTGGGGTGGATACTCGGGCCGTTGGTCGGCGGGGCATTAATCTTCGGAGGTGCTGAGGGCGATGCTTTTGCATTGACAAAGCCTTATATACTCGTAGGAAGTATCGTGTTACTGGTTGCCGTCCTCTTCTTCTTTACCCGCCTGCCGGAAGTGAAATCGGAGGATCAGGAAGAAACCCCGGCGGATGTGAAATTGCCTGCCACCAGCATTTGGAAACACCGCCAGTTCGTGCGTGCGGTCGTTGCCCAGTTCTGCTACTGTGCGGCGCAGACCGGGATTTTCAGTTTCTTCATTAACTATGTAACGGAGCTCGACCCGCAAATGACGAATATCGAGGCCTCACGTATCCTGGCTTTCGGTGGTATGGCGTTGTTTATGATCGGTCGCCTGTCGGGTAGCTTCACGATGAAATGGATGTCGCCCGGTAAGCTATTGACCTGGTTCGCTTTGGCGGATGCCGTTTGTATGGCCCTCGTGGTTGTCTCGGCCGGAACGGTTTCTTTGTATGCGCTTTATCTTTCTTTCTTCTTTATGTCGATCATGTTCCCGACCATCTTCGCATTGGGTCTGGAAGGTATGGGTGGCTACACCAAGAAGGCTTCTTCTTATATCGTGATGGGAGTTGCCGGTGGCGCATTCAGTCCTATGTTGATGGGGTATATTGGAGCGGAAAATATGGCAATCGGTTTCTTTGTACCGCTGGTTGCTTTCCTTTATATTCTTTATTTTGCTATTAAATGCAAATAA